In Rhodothermus marinus DSM 4252, a single genomic region encodes these proteins:
- a CDS encoding helix-turn-helix domain-containing protein has protein sequence MAKRGPKRITKRALREALEAAGGIVSLAARRLGVDRRTVYYHLLRDRRLQEELETFRRLAVLMAEQVVFEALRKGDFEAARFVLRSLGARYGWSQRQSIALEHKAEMPSAVKIEVVRA, from the coding sequence ATGGCGAAACGCGGTCCCAAACGGATTACGAAGCGCGCGCTCCGCGAGGCGCTCGAGGCTGCTGGCGGCATCGTAAGCCTTGCGGCCAGGAGGCTCGGCGTCGACCGGCGGACGGTCTACTACCACCTGTTGCGCGACCGAAGGCTGCAAGAGGAGCTGGAGACCTTCCGCCGCTTAGCCGTGCTCATGGCCGAGCAGGTCGTTTTCGAGGCGCTCCGCAAAGGCGACTTCGAGGCTGCGCGTTTCGTGTTGCGGTCGCTCGGCGCACGCTACGGCTGGAGCCAGCGGCAATCGATCGCGCTCGAGCACAAGGCCGAAATGCCGTCGGCCGTGAAGATCGAGGTGGTGCGCGCGTGA
- a CDS encoding ATPase AAA: MGNNGFPPVDVPGGRLSRCPACERQTLLVHAPALGPVRLRCIAERPCTAKVLAGHFVGARAIDEHIVEVADAAFRQALLGQAVEAERARLEEAARAETETGKEKKQERRSAIDRLIEYARADFELFHAPEGTTYLRASDGLCYRLASAQGRSLLARAFYAREGKGASSSAISEALPTLEAVARFDGPCHPVSVRVAREGDRIYLDLGDETARAAEIDAEGWRLRPIAELPVRFERPPGTRPLPEPVRGGDWNVLRELLNTDRAGFILATAWLVGTLAVLPAYPVLVLTGPQGSGKSTACRLLASLIDPRQAPLNAAPRELRDLAIYAQNAYVVVLDNVSSLPVWLSDGLCRLATGSGFRTRRLYTDSDEVVFEAVRPIVANGIPDFVRQADLADRTLPVRLALMPPERRRTAEEVEAAFREAAPGLLGLLLDAVSTGLRRKGEVEAKQLPRMADFAAFVLAAAEALPFTEEEFLEACGAGQAELAASLLEDSFAEALLSFAEAVETWEGMASELLEAMLQRGQHERPPRGWPKTAQSVGSTLARLEPVMLQVGVKLERVRAGKARTRLIRIQKVANQTSALSALSANGKNGSKQQNLADSAAPAGGQVADDLFNSCPPVVRHRSPEIGQNRPFSKGRTTADEADNLFEIFWDGAGAGVADRMETKEGDGDGWWDPFEDDEDEAPF, from the coding sequence ATGGGAAACAACGGCTTTCCCCCCGTGGACGTTCCAGGCGGCCGCCTGAGCCGCTGCCCCGCCTGTGAACGTCAGACGCTCCTCGTACATGCACCCGCGCTCGGCCCGGTCCGGCTGCGCTGCATAGCCGAGCGGCCTTGCACGGCGAAGGTCCTCGCTGGCCACTTCGTCGGCGCCCGGGCTATCGACGAACACATTGTCGAGGTGGCGGACGCGGCCTTTCGTCAGGCCCTGCTCGGCCAGGCCGTCGAGGCCGAGCGTGCGCGCCTGGAGGAGGCGGCCCGGGCCGAGACGGAGACCGGAAAAGAGAAAAAACAAGAGCGGCGCTCCGCGATCGACCGCTTGATCGAGTATGCGCGCGCCGACTTCGAATTATTCCATGCGCCTGAAGGCACGACCTACCTGCGCGCGTCGGACGGCCTCTGCTACCGGCTTGCCTCGGCTCAGGGGCGGTCGCTACTGGCCCGGGCGTTCTACGCGCGCGAGGGGAAGGGCGCCTCCAGCAGCGCGATTTCCGAAGCACTGCCTACGCTGGAGGCCGTCGCACGCTTCGACGGTCCGTGCCATCCGGTTTCCGTGCGCGTGGCCCGCGAGGGCGATCGCATTTATCTCGATTTAGGCGATGAAACGGCTCGGGCCGCCGAGATCGACGCCGAGGGCTGGCGCCTTCGGCCGATTGCCGAACTTCCGGTCCGCTTCGAGCGGCCGCCGGGCACCAGACCGCTACCGGAACCGGTGCGTGGAGGCGACTGGAATGTACTTCGCGAGCTGCTGAACACCGACCGCGCCGGTTTCATCCTGGCTACCGCCTGGCTTGTCGGCACGCTCGCTGTGTTACCGGCCTATCCCGTTCTGGTGCTTACCGGGCCCCAGGGAAGCGGAAAATCGACGGCCTGCCGCCTGTTGGCGTCTCTGATCGATCCGCGCCAGGCGCCGCTGAATGCCGCGCCGCGCGAGCTGCGCGACCTGGCCATCTACGCACAAAATGCCTACGTGGTGGTATTGGACAACGTCTCCAGCCTGCCGGTCTGGCTTTCCGATGGCCTGTGCCGGCTGGCGACGGGGAGCGGCTTTCGGACGCGCCGCCTCTACACCGATAGCGACGAGGTCGTTTTCGAAGCCGTGCGGCCGATCGTGGCCAACGGCATTCCAGATTTCGTGCGCCAGGCGGACCTGGCCGATCGAACGCTGCCGGTGCGCCTGGCGCTGATGCCGCCGGAGCGCCGCCGCACGGCCGAGGAGGTGGAGGCGGCCTTCCGCGAGGCGGCGCCTGGCCTGCTGGGCCTGCTGCTCGATGCCGTCAGCACCGGCCTTCGGCGCAAGGGCGAGGTAGAAGCAAAGCAGTTACCCCGAATGGCCGACTTCGCCGCCTTCGTTCTGGCGGCGGCGGAGGCACTGCCTTTCACCGAGGAGGAATTCCTTGAGGCGTGCGGCGCCGGTCAGGCCGAGCTGGCGGCCTCGCTGCTTGAGGACAGCTTCGCCGAGGCCCTGCTGTCGTTTGCCGAGGCCGTCGAGACCTGGGAGGGCATGGCCTCGGAGCTTCTGGAGGCCATGCTGCAGCGCGGCCAGCATGAACGTCCGCCGCGGGGATGGCCAAAGACGGCGCAAAGCGTCGGCTCGACGCTGGCACGTCTTGAGCCGGTGATGTTGCAAGTAGGGGTGAAGCTGGAGCGCGTGAGAGCAGGCAAGGCCAGGACGCGACTTATCCGAATCCAAAAAGTTGCGAATCAAACGTCCGCCTTGTCCGCCTTGTCCGCCAACGGTAAAAATGGCTCAAAACAGCAAAATCTGGCCGATTCTGCAGCTCCGGCAGGCGGACAAGTGGCGGACGACCTTTTCAACAGTTGTCCGCCTGTTGTCCGCCACCGATCGCCTGAAATCGGCCAAAATAGGCCATTTTCGAAGGGGCGGACAACGGCGGACGAGGCGGACAACCTTTTCGAAATTTTTTGGGATGGTGCTGGCGCCGGCGTGGCCGACCGTATGGAGACAAAGGAGGGTGATGGTGATGGCTGGTGGGACCCCTTCGAAGACGATGAAGACGAAGCGCCTTTCTGA
- a CDS encoding phage integrase SAM-like domain-containing protein → MGVRIYLDRPGPDGRAPLRLALLRARRQCWLSLPVRVRPADWNRRRQRLRPSAPAAAEINARLEAIVARAEALLLTGQSLEAVRDRLKADLGLVPQEHRLLPLFDEWLAVKRLVLKSSSLQVLARVRKYLEAFAEDLTIERVDRAFLERFQAFLTTERGQSAATANRLAKYVRTFFLWLEERGLLEKAPKPLPLPEAKREIIFLTPEELRAFQEVDLSGLPEGYERARTIFLLACFTGLRASDLKAGMRPEAWDTIDMEAGVWHLREQKTGIFRRVPLVEPARRILRRRLEAGAPTPVPKLSEQKVNIYVKEIAERAGIVAPVRLGDGREVPKCQVLSLHAGRRTFVSLVAHTSGTAPLVGLTHADLDTLQKYLGAWDESRRRALEKAFRGL, encoded by the coding sequence ATGGGAGTTCGAATCTATCTCGACCGTCCAGGGCCTGACGGCCGCGCGCCGCTCCGACTGGCCCTCCTTCGCGCACGTCGCCAGTGCTGGCTGAGCCTTCCCGTGCGCGTGCGCCCTGCCGACTGGAACCGGCGCCGCCAGCGCCTGCGGCCTTCGGCACCGGCGGCCGCCGAGATCAACGCACGCCTGGAAGCCATCGTGGCCCGGGCCGAGGCGCTGCTGCTCACCGGCCAGTCGCTGGAGGCCGTGCGCGACCGGTTGAAAGCCGATCTGGGCCTCGTGCCTCAGGAGCACCGCCTGCTTCCGCTCTTCGACGAATGGCTGGCCGTCAAGCGGCTCGTGCTCAAGTCTTCTTCGCTTCAGGTGCTTGCGCGCGTGCGCAAGTATCTGGAAGCCTTCGCCGAAGACCTGACCATCGAGCGCGTCGATCGCGCCTTTCTGGAGCGGTTTCAGGCCTTTCTGACAACCGAGCGGGGCCAGTCGGCTGCTACGGCCAACCGCCTGGCCAAGTACGTCCGGACCTTCTTCCTATGGCTTGAGGAACGCGGCCTCCTCGAAAAGGCCCCGAAGCCGCTTCCCCTCCCCGAAGCAAAGCGCGAGATCATCTTTCTGACGCCTGAGGAATTGCGCGCCTTCCAGGAAGTCGATCTTTCCGGCCTTCCGGAGGGCTACGAGCGCGCCCGCACGATCTTCCTGCTGGCCTGCTTCACGGGCCTTCGCGCCTCGGACCTGAAGGCTGGCATGCGACCCGAGGCCTGGGACACGATCGACATGGAGGCCGGGGTGTGGCACCTCAGGGAGCAGAAGACCGGCATCTTCCGCCGCGTGCCGCTGGTGGAGCCTGCCCGACGCATTCTCCGGCGACGGCTGGAGGCCGGCGCGCCGACGCCCGTTCCGAAGCTTTCCGAGCAGAAGGTGAACATCTATGTCAAGGAGATTGCCGAACGCGCCGGGATTGTGGCGCCGGTGCGGCTGGGCGACGGGCGCGAAGTGCCCAAATGCCAGGTGTTGAGCCTGCACGCCGGACGGCGGACATTCGTCAGCCTGGTGGCCCACACTTCGGGCACGGCGCCGCTGGTGGGTCTGACGCATGCCGACCTGGACACGCTGCAGAAGTACCTGGGCGCCTGGGACGAGTCCCGCCGCCGGGCGCTGGAGAAGGCTTTTCGAGGGCTTTGA
- a CDS encoding helix-turn-helix transcriptional regulator, with the protein MEARSDLRLLTVKEACRLLNVSRSLLWKARKRGELRAVYLGRAVRFRLSDLEAWLEQKAADTLQR; encoded by the coding sequence ATGGAAGCACGTAGTGATCTCCGCCTGCTTACCGTCAAAGAGGCCTGTCGCCTGCTGAACGTCTCTCGTTCGCTCCTCTGGAAAGCCCGAAAGCGCGGAGAACTCCGGGCCGTGTATCTGGGGCGGGCCGTGCGCTTTCGCCTCTCTGATCTGGAAGCCTGGCTTGAGCAAAAGGCCGCCGACACGCTCCAGCGATAA